One stretch of Streptomyces sp. NBC_00443 DNA includes these proteins:
- a CDS encoding MarR family winged helix-turn-helix transcriptional regulator, whose amino-acid sequence MAQRRAKRPDAVAGLVEDWARERPGLDTSPLEVLARLHRAYLQYQSRLTAQIEKHGLSVAGFDVLTALRRSGAPYRLTAGQLAASGLISSAGVTLRLDRLENDGLLVRERDAVDRRVVYSRLTDAGLKKVDEVFTEHLDNERRMLSGLSLTERRQLARLLSGLEHSIVESDTAGEDAAG is encoded by the coding sequence GCGAAGCGGCCGGATGCCGTGGCGGGGCTCGTGGAGGACTGGGCGCGCGAGCGACCGGGGCTGGACACCTCGCCGCTGGAGGTGCTCGCCCGGCTGCACCGTGCCTACCTGCAGTACCAGTCGCGGCTCACCGCACAGATCGAGAAGCACGGCCTGTCGGTCGCCGGTTTCGACGTGCTCACGGCGCTGCGCCGGTCCGGCGCCCCGTACCGGCTCACCGCCGGCCAGCTGGCCGCCTCCGGCCTGATCTCCTCGGCGGGAGTGACGCTGCGTCTGGACCGGCTGGAGAACGACGGGCTCCTGGTGCGCGAGCGCGACGCGGTGGACCGCCGCGTGGTCTACTCGCGGCTCACCGACGCCGGGTTGAAGAAGGTGGACGAAGTGTTCACCGAGCACCTGGACAATGAGCGGCGGATGCTCAGCGGGCTCTCCCTCACCGAGCGCCGCCAACTCGCCCGGCTGCTGTCCGGGCTGGAGCACTCGATCGTCGAATCCGACACGGCAGGGGAGGACGCGGCCGGCTGA
- a CDS encoding aromatic ring-hydroxylating dioxygenase subunit alpha, whose protein sequence is MPLSVSDTADHVYAHGLRNLWHPVVPSHFVGPGGLRKVTALGENWLLFRKADGTLSLLADRCPHRGAPLSLGKHLGDRVACWYHGVEVDGSGTVTSVPGLPGCNLEGKTLVTSLPVREVGGAILAWFGDEEHPEPAELTLPEPLTDPAVSAFLCYAEWNVPWRYAMENLLDPMHGAFLHHESHTMYDGDTRAKFRIRETERGYFFEKTDQRGVNFDWVELCRTGVDWVDLSIPYPPSAGPGGAFGIVGMACPVDAERTGVFFWRYRRVDGWQRDSWRFLYKTLIEERHWQVLEQDRVMLEAMPADADQYENLYQHDLGVVRLRRLYQAQAAQQSKAARQSGKVASGPAV, encoded by the coding sequence ATGCCACTTTCCGTATCCGACACCGCGGACCACGTCTACGCCCACGGCCTGCGCAACCTGTGGCACCCGGTCGTCCCTTCCCACTTCGTCGGGCCCGGCGGTCTGCGCAAGGTCACCGCCCTCGGCGAGAACTGGCTGCTGTTCCGCAAGGCCGACGGCACCCTGTCGCTACTCGCCGACCGCTGCCCGCACCGCGGAGCGCCGCTGTCCCTCGGCAAACACCTGGGCGACCGGGTGGCGTGCTGGTACCACGGCGTCGAGGTCGACGGCTCCGGCACGGTCACCTCCGTACCCGGCCTGCCCGGCTGCAACCTGGAGGGCAAGACACTCGTCACGTCCCTGCCGGTCCGCGAGGTCGGCGGCGCGATCCTCGCTTGGTTCGGCGACGAGGAGCACCCGGAGCCGGCGGAGCTGACCCTCCCCGAACCGCTCACGGACCCTGCTGTTTCCGCCTTCCTGTGCTACGCCGAGTGGAACGTGCCGTGGCGCTACGCCATGGAGAACCTCCTCGACCCGATGCACGGCGCGTTTCTGCACCACGAGTCGCACACCATGTACGACGGCGACACCCGGGCGAAGTTCCGCATCCGGGAGACCGAGCGCGGCTACTTCTTCGAGAAGACCGACCAGCGGGGCGTCAACTTCGACTGGGTGGAGCTGTGCAGGACCGGCGTCGACTGGGTGGACCTGTCCATTCCGTACCCGCCGTCGGCGGGACCGGGCGGCGCGTTCGGCATCGTCGGCATGGCCTGCCCGGTGGACGCCGAACGCACCGGCGTCTTCTTCTGGCGCTACCGCAGGGTCGACGGCTGGCAGCGGGACAGCTGGCGGTTCCTCTACAAGACACTCATCGAGGAGCGCCACTGGCAGGTCCTCGAACAGGACCGCGTCATGCTGGAGGCCATGCCCGCCGACGCCGACCAGTACGAGAACCTGTACCAGCACGACCTGGGCGTGGTCCGCCTGCGGCGCCTCTACCAGGCCCAGGCGGCGCAGCAGTCCAAGGCGGCGCGGCAGTCCGGGAAGGTCGCATCGGGTCCGGCCGTGTGA
- a CDS encoding PDR/VanB family oxidoreductase codes for MTTTADEHELDLLVRRMTWEADGVLSVELTWPDGKPLPAWTPGAHLDLHVGGIVRQYSLCGDPADSATYRIGVLNEPSSRGGSRHVHTKLRPGQSVRAVGPRNHFALEPASSYVFLAGGIGITPILAMARQADRDGIPYRLVHGGRSRASMAFGTELSALTGDVTLVPQDERGHPDLAAALRDLPADALVYCCGPEPLLKAVEGACPAGQLRVERFAAPVVERTGDDTAFEVECRTSGVTLTVDATTSVLEAAERAGLNVNSSCRDGICGSCETRVLAGTPDHRDFLLSETERATGKTMMLCVSRCASDRLVLDL; via the coding sequence ATGACCACCACTGCCGACGAGCACGAACTCGACCTCCTCGTCCGCCGGATGACCTGGGAGGCGGACGGCGTGCTCTCCGTCGAACTGACCTGGCCGGACGGCAAGCCGCTGCCCGCCTGGACCCCGGGCGCTCATCTGGACCTGCATGTCGGTGGCATCGTGCGCCAGTACAGCCTCTGCGGCGACCCGGCAGACTCGGCGACGTACCGCATCGGCGTCCTGAACGAGCCCTCCTCACGCGGTGGTTCGCGGCACGTGCACACCAAACTCCGCCCCGGGCAGAGCGTCCGTGCGGTCGGCCCGCGCAACCACTTCGCGCTGGAGCCTGCCTCCTCGTACGTCTTCCTCGCCGGCGGCATCGGCATCACCCCGATCCTGGCCATGGCCCGCCAGGCGGACCGCGACGGCATCCCGTACCGCCTGGTCCACGGCGGCCGGTCCCGGGCCTCGATGGCCTTCGGTACCGAGCTGTCCGCGCTCACCGGCGACGTGACCCTCGTACCGCAGGACGAGCGTGGCCACCCCGACCTGGCAGCCGCCCTCCGCGACCTGCCGGCCGACGCGCTGGTCTACTGCTGCGGGCCGGAACCCCTGCTCAAGGCCGTCGAAGGGGCGTGCCCCGCCGGGCAGTTGAGGGTGGAGCGGTTCGCCGCGCCCGTCGTCGAGCGCACCGGCGACGACACCGCCTTCGAGGTCGAGTGCCGAACGTCGGGCGTGACCCTGACCGTCGACGCCACCACCTCCGTCCTGGAGGCCGCCGAGAGGGCCGGGCTGAACGTCAACTCCTCCTGCCGGGACGGCATCTGCGGCTCCTGCGAGACGCGCGTGCTCGCCGGCACCCCCGACCATCGTGACTTCCTGCTCAGCGAGACCGAACGCGCCACCGGCAAGACGATGATGCTCTGCGTCTCCCGGTGCGCCTCCGACCGCCTCGTCCTGGACCTGTGA
- a CDS encoding thiamine pyrophosphate-binding protein, which yields MQYDNGGELLVAHLKSLGIDTVFGVVSVHNLPLVEAVDRHLRFVPVRHEATAVNAADGYGRARGSIGCALTSTGTGAGNAAGSLIEALASGTAVLHVTGQIESAYLGTGRGFIHETKDQLGMLSAVSAYAATVTSAHDAGRVLREATSAALSVPGGPASVEWPIDLQYAAQQDAEEAVPGAAPPSTDAAELAAAQLLLSGSRRPLIWAGGGACRARPELLALLETTGAGLLTSNSGRGSVPEDHPLVIGNFATAPAARALLADADVLVTVGTHFRSNETADYGLRLPDAHIQIDVDAAALGRVYPARHALHGDAATVLPTLTGAADRADTDWTARVTAVREEVRAALHDDIGPQAAVCDALAAALPRSTVVARDVTIPSSSWGNRLLPIHDPRANVFPRGGGIGQGLGMGIGAALARPDEPTVVIAGDGGLAVHFGELLTVAQERPRLTLVVFNDGGYGVLRNLQDGYAERRSGVDLFTPDFGPLAAACALPYARIAAPEDAAPVLQAALAADGPTLVEVDLDALGPMKKPFTPPVKIPTA from the coding sequence ATGCAGTACGACAACGGGGGCGAACTCCTCGTAGCCCACCTGAAATCCCTCGGCATCGACACCGTCTTCGGCGTCGTGTCGGTACACAACCTGCCGCTCGTGGAGGCCGTCGACCGGCATCTGCGCTTCGTACCGGTCCGGCACGAGGCGACCGCCGTCAACGCGGCCGACGGCTACGGACGGGCGCGCGGTTCGATCGGCTGCGCCCTCACCTCGACCGGTACGGGGGCGGGGAACGCCGCCGGCTCGCTGATCGAGGCACTGGCGTCCGGGACGGCCGTCCTGCACGTCACCGGACAGATCGAGTCGGCGTATCTGGGCACCGGGCGGGGCTTCATCCACGAGACCAAGGACCAACTCGGCATGCTGAGCGCGGTGTCGGCGTACGCGGCCACCGTCACGTCCGCTCATGATGCCGGGCGGGTCCTGCGCGAGGCGACGTCGGCGGCACTCTCGGTGCCCGGCGGCCCCGCCAGCGTGGAGTGGCCGATCGACCTGCAGTACGCGGCACAGCAGGATGCCGAGGAGGCAGTCCCCGGCGCCGCGCCTCCCTCGACGGATGCCGCCGAACTCGCCGCCGCCCAGCTGCTGTTGAGCGGCTCTCGGCGCCCGCTGATCTGGGCCGGCGGCGGTGCGTGCCGTGCCCGGCCGGAACTCCTCGCGCTGCTGGAGACGACCGGCGCCGGACTGCTCACGTCCAACTCCGGGCGCGGCTCCGTTCCCGAGGACCACCCCCTCGTGATCGGCAACTTCGCCACCGCACCCGCCGCCCGCGCCCTGCTCGCCGACGCCGACGTCCTCGTGACCGTCGGCACCCACTTCCGCTCCAACGAGACCGCCGACTACGGCCTGAGGCTCCCTGACGCGCACATCCAGATCGACGTGGACGCGGCCGCACTCGGCCGGGTCTACCCGGCACGCCATGCCCTGCACGGCGACGCGGCCACCGTCCTGCCCACCCTGACCGGAGCCGCCGACCGTGCCGACACCGACTGGACGGCCCGTGTCACCGCTGTCCGCGAGGAGGTCCGAGCCGCCCTGCACGACGACATCGGCCCCCAGGCCGCCGTCTGCGACGCTCTCGCCGCCGCTCTGCCGCGCAGCACGGTGGTCGCCCGTGATGTCACCATCCCGTCGTCCTCCTGGGGCAACCGGCTCCTGCCGATCCACGACCCGCGCGCCAACGTCTTTCCGCGCGGCGGCGGCATCGGACAGGGCCTCGGCATGGGCATCGGAGCCGCGCTCGCCCGCCCCGACGAGCCGACCGTGGTGATCGCGGGCGACGGCGGCCTCGCCGTGCACTTCGGCGAACTCCTCACCGTCGCCCAGGAACGGCCCCGCCTGACCCTGGTCGTCTTCAACGACGGCGGATACGGGGTGCTGCGCAACCTGCAGGACGGGTACGCCGAACGCCGCTCCGGCGTGGACCTGTTCACGCCCGACTTCGGCCCGCTCGCCGCCGCCTGCGCACTGCCGTACGCCCGCATCGCCGCCCCGGAGGATGCCGCGCCGGTCCTTCAGGCGGCCCTCGCTGCCGACGGGCCGACCCTCGTCGAGGTCGACCTCGACGCGCTCGGCCCGATGAAGAAGCCGTTCACCCCGCCCGTCAAGATCCCCACCGCGTAG